GCCGAGGCGGGCTCCAAAGCCGAAAAAGCGCGCGAGCTGGGGCTGAAAATAATCAGCGAAAAGGAATTCGTCAAACTGCTGGAAGATGCGGCAAAAGAGGGAAAGGGCCAGCAGAACCTGTTTTAGCGTGAAACGAAAATGGCGTTACCGGCGGAACGTCGGTAAATCTCCACGCCTTCGCGGATTATCCTGCTTTTCATCGTCTCGGCGCCCAATCCTTCATAGTGAACCGCGTCCACGGTGAATATAATGGGCAAATCATCCAGCGCCGCCCGAATGGCAAGATATTCCTCAAAACTCATATCCGGGGCAAATACCGCGATGTCTATATCTGAATAGTTTTTGTAATTACCGGTGGCGCGGGAACCGAAAATCACCGCCCGCTCCACCTTGCCAAAACCGCGCAAGACGTTTGTTATTTTCTCAACCAGTTTTTCATCCAGGCCGAACCGGGTCATTCCCATCAACCTAATGATTCCAGTTTTTTAACTAGAGTCTCAAAAAGCCCCGTTGCATGGTCTTTTATGAAACTGTAAACCCGCCTGGCCATTTCCTCGTCATAGGTGTGGCTTGTCAGGTTCCTGGTTTCATGAAGCCCGGACCATCCATTGCCATCATCGATCAATCCTTGCTTTAACGCTTCACGAAGAGTGTCTCGCGGGTTTCTTGCGTCTATGTCCAAATTTTCCAGCCAAAGCTTCATGGCCTTCCACGCCAATTCATAGGTGGACTCGAAACGCTGAATGGCCGCGTCCCGTATCATGGGCGATTCAGGCTCGCTCAAAGCTTCGCCCAACCTGGCGGCCGCTTTGATGAAATCGCTCCTTTTCTCAACAAACCGTGGTTTATCAAACGCCATTTTCCCTACCCCCGGAACTCGCCAGCGACATACTTGCGGAGGCTTGGTATCGCCATCCGGTCTATCAGGTCCAGCAGGCGCGGATCCACCTGGTTGGCGGTCTCCAGCTCGTCGAAACCGCGGATGCCATGATCGTGCTCCCCCAGGTAATAGGGCATAACGCGGGTTTGCCCTTTCTCGAAGGCGTCGAACAGGTTGAAAGCCTTCAGAAAAGCGATGGCGCACTCCAGGTAAAGGGGACGGATGCCGCGCAAATATCGGGAGAAGGGCTCCGTGATAATCCGCCGGGTCGGGGTTTCGGAAAGCCCATGGTTCACAAGCTGTCGCTTGAAATACATCGCCGCGTCCACCCGTTCGGGCAGGAATTTCGCCCGCTCTTCCCGCTCATACCCTTCCGCAACCACTATAAGGGCATGGTCGTTTTCAGCCAGTTTCCCCGCGATGTCGCCAAGGATCGCGTCCGGCAGTTTGAAACCCGGCAGAACGATAAGATGCGCCCGCGCCGACGCGCCGGACATAAGGGCGTGTTTACCACTGTCCCGCCCCATCATCTCAAGAATGTATATCCGTTTGTGGGTGTAAGCGTCGTCGAAGAGCCCCCGGGCGATCTTGGCGCCTTCCTCGGCCCCGGTAAGGTAGCCCACGGCTATATCGCCTTTGATGTCTGAATCCACGGAGACGTTTATAAATCCCGTCTGCGCGTCCGGCAGAAGCTCGTTGAGCGCCTTGATGCCCATAAGGGTACCGTTGCCACCCACGCCGATGACGTGGGAAAACTCCATCTCCCCGATATATTCGGCGGCTGATTTCTGTTTTTCAGGCTTGATGAATTCAGGGAAACGTTCAGAGCGGAACTCGCACCCGGGCTGGTCCACCGCCCGGTATAGCGAACGGGTGGGTATCCCCTTGGCGTTGAGTTTCCAGCTTGTGCGTCTGCTCATCACCAGCCGGATGAGCCGTTCTTCGGCGTTATGGTCGCCGGTGAGCGAGCGGAACCCCTCGAACGCGGCGTAAACCTTGTACCCGCGTTTGTCCCCCTCTTCGGTCAGCGATGTGGCCACGGCTGTGTAGCCCGGCGCATTGCCCCCGTCGAATACCAGCAGAACCTTTTTATTTTCGGCCATGGCCAACATTATAAACCAGAGGCCATGGGAATACTTAAGCGGACGGTTATATATTTTTTAATTTTCCGTTACCGTTCCGCCGGATTGCTGGCCGTGGGATCATGAGCCATCCGTGCGCCGCCGTCACTTCCGGATCACATACCCCACTATTACCCCAGCCGCCAGGGACTCCGCCAGCGTGCCCAGGAACCAGCCCAGGGCCAGCATATATGGTATAGGCATAACAGAATAAGAGCCGTAGCCCATGGAAATACCCCATGCGATCCCGAACAGCCCGCCAAAGGTAAGGCCGTTCCTCATGCTCTTTTCCGCCACCAGGCTGTAATAGATATGGACGAACACCACAGCCGAAACGAACGTCACAAGATACATCAACCAGATAATCATCTCACCCATTGGCCGCCAAAGCGCCTGGGACGCCTCGTAAAGCGGCATAAGCAAGACGCCGTGTATGAGCGCGTCCATCAGCGTCCACACCACAAAAACAGCGGCCACCGCCGCAATATAGCGCTTTTCCATGGCAGGCCTCCTTGTGAAACCGCGTTATGGGTACTTCTACCG
This DNA window, taken from Nitrospinota bacterium, encodes the following:
- a CDS encoding 6-phosphofructokinase; its protein translation is MAENKKVLLVFDGGNAPGYTAVATSLTEEGDKRGYKVYAAFEGFRSLTGDHNAEERLIRLVMSRRTSWKLNAKGIPTRSLYRAVDQPGCEFRSERFPEFIKPEKQKSAAEYIGEMEFSHVIGVGGNGTLMGIKALNELLPDAQTGFINVSVDSDIKGDIAVGYLTGAEEGAKIARGLFDDAYTHKRIYILEMMGRDSGKHALMSGASARAHLIVLPGFKLPDAILGDIAGKLAENDHALIVVAEGYEREERAKFLPERVDAAMYFKRQLVNHGLSETPTRRIITEPFSRYLRGIRPLYLECAIAFLKAFNLFDAFEKGQTRVMPYYLGEHDHGIRGFDELETANQVDPRLLDLIDRMAIPSLRKYVAGEFRG
- a CDS encoding nucleotidyltransferase domain-containing protein, with the translated sequence MTRFGLDEKLVEKITNVLRGFGKVERAVIFGSRATGNYKNYSDIDIAVFAPDMSFEEYLAIRAALDDLPIIFTVDAVHYEGLGAETMKSRIIREGVEIYRRSAGNAIFVSR
- a CDS encoding nucleotidyltransferase substrate binding protein, with protein sequence MAFDKPRFVEKRSDFIKAAARLGEALSEPESPMIRDAAIQRFESTYELAWKAMKLWLENLDIDARNPRDTLREALKQGLIDDGNGWSGLHETRNLTSHTYDEEMARRVYSFIKDHATGLFETLVKKLESLG